A genomic stretch from Trichlorobacter lovleyi includes:
- a CDS encoding 4Fe-4S binding protein translates to MKTKKNKAVLENRRGWEYYYQFSLLLTAIIAILYGVFWAPQSVDYKGIIQKNVLGVISIEKMMGNQHAYKIDTAQGRFYAVCDSAIGYQSKVEAMTIVNEKGLIEKVIITKQGETPVFFERLTNQKYFDGFQGLAIKEPIYLGGAYGYSGYLGSIKTNNYIDAVTGSTVSSHAVAEAVNKGNSYLSGQFFNTQWANPYDLFQLSWKDMAMIAMFLIAFASAFIKKLVKIRLAFLLVSVVVLGFLVNQFVTGSLLLSAITLQIPRITNLKWYVLMAGSLGFIILLGKNLYCAWICPFGAVQEILNKAAGFKSLNISQKTIKILRLVAPTILWVALLLGTLLGDYGTLDYQPFGALFLFKSVWLMWLMLPIFLFMSLFISRFYCKFFCPVGFIYNLLNRWRNKEVRI, encoded by the coding sequence GTGAAAACAAAGAAAAATAAAGCAGTGTTGGAAAATAGAAGAGGATGGGAATACTATTATCAATTTTCTTTACTTCTCACTGCCATAATAGCTATTTTATATGGTGTGTTCTGGGCTCCTCAATCGGTTGATTACAAGGGAATCATCCAAAAAAATGTTCTCGGCGTTATATCCATAGAAAAAATGATGGGGAATCAGCATGCCTATAAAATCGATACGGCACAGGGACGTTTCTATGCAGTATGTGATTCGGCTATAGGATATCAATCCAAAGTTGAGGCTATGACTATCGTCAACGAAAAGGGCCTTATAGAGAAAGTTATTATTACGAAACAGGGAGAGACTCCGGTTTTTTTTGAAAGGCTCACAAACCAAAAGTATTTTGACGGCTTTCAAGGTCTTGCAATCAAGGAGCCTATTTATTTGGGAGGAGCATATGGATATTCGGGATATCTGGGTAGTATAAAAACAAATAATTATATTGACGCGGTAACAGGTTCAACAGTGTCGTCACATGCTGTGGCTGAGGCTGTGAACAAAGGGAATTCTTATTTATCAGGGCAATTTTTTAACACCCAATGGGCCAACCCTTACGATTTATTCCAGCTTAGCTGGAAGGATATGGCCATGATTGCGATGTTTTTAATTGCGTTTGCCTCAGCCTTTATCAAGAAGCTCGTAAAAATACGTCTGGCATTCCTGCTGGTTAGTGTCGTGGTGCTTGGTTTTCTCGTTAATCAGTTTGTGACAGGCAGCTTGCTTCTTTCAGCAATTACGTTGCAGATTCCCAGGATAACTAACCTGAAATGGTATGTGCTTATGGCCGGGTCTCTCGGATTTATTATCCTTTTGGGAAAAAATCTGTATTGCGCTTGGATTTGTCCTTTTGGAGCAGTACAAGAGATTCTTAACAAGGCTGCAGGGTTCAAATCTCTGAATATTTCCCAGAAGACTATTAAAATACTCAGGCTGGTGGCTCCGACCATTTTATGGGTTGCACTTCTGCTGGGCACATTACTGGGTGACTATGGGACATTGGATTACCAGCCTTTTGGCGCGCTTTTCCTGTTCAAATCGGTATGGTTAATGTGGTTGATGTTACCAATCTTCTTGTTTATGAGCTTATTTATTAGCCGTTTTTATTGTAAATTCTTCTGTCCGGTAGGATTTATTTACAATTTGCTTAACCGTTGGCGAAATAAGGAGGTAAGAATATGA
- a CDS encoding trigger factor — MKQFELGQYKGLNVKRFDTTVQEEEIQQALDYIIGSFDEIEEEKRNEPIKTNDYVIVDIDGYEKDATVPVIRNIDTKLIVGSEGVFREVSANLLGKKMGDTVTFETVIQPDALEFQRWWGSEFTFTVKIKSVFVVKKPELTEELIRKVEPDLKNLEDLKNMLALKITHEKEGKEREANILLIFQALVKQCKYEFDEEELDSAAEDLYKKFTEELKIVDDMELMEYLIHRKITADQLLAECKEEASRRILWELMINSVIEKEEINLTPDEIKYLEKRINESRQNGQLPEEFMDINFLLASYLRKKTIDYLLKINLAS, encoded by the coding sequence ATGAAGCAGTTCGAACTTGGACAATATAAGGGTCTAAATGTGAAGCGTTTTGATACAACAGTCCAAGAAGAGGAGATTCAGCAAGCCTTAGATTATATCATAGGCTCTTTTGATGAAATTGAAGAAGAAAAAAGAAATGAGCCTATTAAAACAAACGATTATGTAATCGTGGATATTGACGGTTATGAAAAGGATGCAACAGTACCGGTTATAAGAAACATCGATACAAAATTAATAGTCGGCAGTGAAGGTGTATTTCGAGAAGTTAGTGCAAATCTCCTAGGGAAGAAAATGGGCGACACAGTGACCTTTGAGACTGTTATTCAGCCCGATGCCTTAGAATTTCAGCGTTGGTGGGGAAGCGAGTTTACATTTACCGTTAAGATTAAGAGCGTTTTTGTGGTGAAGAAACCAGAATTGACTGAAGAATTAATTAGGAAAGTTGAACCTGATCTAAAAAACCTGGAAGACTTAAAAAATATGCTTGCCCTAAAAATCACTCACGAAAAAGAGGGGAAGGAACGGGAGGCAAATATTCTCTTGATTTTTCAAGCTTTAGTTAAACAATGTAAGTATGAATTTGATGAAGAAGAATTGGATTCAGCTGCTGAAGATTTATATAAGAAATTTACTGAAGAACTCAAAATAGTTGATGATATGGAACTTATGGAATATTTGATCCATAGAAAAATAACCGCAGACCAATTGCTGGCCGAATGTAAGGAAGAGGCATCCAGAAGGATTCTCTGGGAACTTATGATAAATTCTGTTATTGAGAAAGAAGAGATAAATCTTACTCCGGATGAAATCAAATATCTTGAAAAGCGAATTAACGAAAGCCGACAAAACGGTCAACTCCCCGAAGAGTTTATGGACATCAATTTTTTACTGGCATCGTATTTACGAAAAAAAACAATAGACTATTTGCTAAAAATCAATTTGGCAAGTTAA
- a CDS encoding transposase has product MQNSVAPYSPRNPRLSDYYRCVEDYFEELERVHEERYQSRFGYLRPEIRLTIFRYLDCGCLHNGFARVKCDDCGHEYLVAFSCKRRHFCPSCHQKRVVEFGEWFLDDLAVTVPHRHIVFSIPKLIRRCFLFDRTLLADLSRTAWETLREYMTGTDNSMPGCACSIQTFGDFLGFNPHCHIIISDGTFDEHGIFHITPYYDFHALEQLFRHKVLKMLLDKGAITQWHIDLLMSWHHSGFNVHICEPIAADDRDALEKLAHYIIRCQFSQERMTYIEQSGTVIYRSKDGHTTKSFSALDWLAMIISHIPRHGEQMVRYYGYYSNAARGKRRKLGMDDNDTPQIVEQEADTPYRKKCRANWARLIQKVYETDPLTCPNCKGVMRILAFIEEEPVIRRILDHLGLWDVPKRQPQCGRGPPVIVEAEPALVYADSQIIEYEEAYFIPEYL; this is encoded by the coding sequence ATGCAAAACTCCGTTGCGCCATACAGCCCGCGCAATCCCCGGTTATCCGACTATTACCGCTGTGTTGAGGATTATTTCGAGGAGCTGGAGCGGGTACACGAGGAGCGGTATCAGTCCCGTTTCGGGTATCTGAGACCTGAAATCAGGTTAACGATCTTTCGTTACCTAGACTGCGGCTGTCTGCACAATGGTTTCGCCCGTGTGAAGTGCGATGACTGCGGTCACGAATATCTGGTCGCTTTTTCCTGCAAGCGCCGTCACTTCTGCCCGTCATGCCATCAGAAACGGGTGGTGGAGTTCGGCGAATGGTTTCTCGATGATCTTGCCGTCACCGTACCACATCGTCACATTGTCTTCTCCATCCCCAAGCTGATCCGCCGCTGTTTCCTGTTTGATCGCACACTTCTTGCCGATCTAAGCCGCACCGCCTGGGAGACGCTGAGAGAGTACATGACAGGCACAGACAACTCCATGCCCGGCTGCGCCTGCTCCATCCAGACCTTCGGCGACTTCCTCGGTTTCAACCCTCACTGCCACATCATAATATCCGATGGCACCTTTGACGAGCATGGCATCTTCCACATCACTCCGTATTACGATTTCCACGCACTGGAACAGCTCTTCCGGCACAAGGTCTTGAAGATGCTGCTGGATAAGGGTGCCATCACCCAGTGGCACATTGATCTGCTCATGTCCTGGCATCACAGCGGCTTCAACGTACATATCTGCGAGCCGATAGCGGCTGATGACCGCGACGCCTTGGAGAAGCTGGCCCATTACATCATCCGCTGCCAGTTCTCGCAGGAGCGGATGACCTACATTGAACAGAGCGGCACGGTCATCTACCGCTCAAAAGACGGCCACACGACCAAAAGCTTCAGCGCCCTTGACTGGCTGGCTATGATCATCAGCCACATTCCGCGGCATGGCGAGCAGATGGTGCGCTACTACGGCTACTACAGCAACGCCGCCAGAGGCAAGCGCAGGAAGCTAGGGATGGACGACAACGACACACCGCAGATTGTCGAACAAGAGGCCGACACACCATATCGCAAAAAGTGCCGTGCCAACTGGGCCAGGCTGATCCAGAAGGTCTACGAGACCGATCCGTTGACCTGCCCGAACTGCAAAGGTGTCATGCGGATACTGGCGTTTATCGAAGAAGAGCCGGTGATCCGCAGGATTCTGGATCATCTGGGGTTGTGGGATGTCCCGAAGCGGCAACCGCAATGTGGCAGGGGGCCGCCGGTAATAGTGGAAGCTGAACCAGCGCTGGTGTACGCCGACAGCCAGATTATTGAGTATGAAGAGGCGTACTTCATCCCGGAATACCTGTGA
- a CDS encoding rhodanese-like domain-containing protein: MKTFMRLDKYLLLAVLSALFLTACSTTIVRSELQQKLLESPAPLVVDVRTEGEYNAGHIPRAIHIPFYAIASGLEQRAFPKEKPVVIYCEHGPRAGLAGISLYFQDFKQVYSLEGHMQGWRKSGLPVEVGPR, translated from the coding sequence ATGAAAACCTTCATGCGATTAGATAAATATTTGTTGCTGGCAGTTCTGTCAGCCCTGTTTCTGACGGCGTGTTCCACTACAATCGTGCGCTCGGAACTGCAGCAAAAACTTCTGGAGAGTCCTGCACCGCTGGTTGTCGATGTCCGTACCGAAGGCGAGTACAACGCCGGTCATATCCCCCGCGCGATTCATATACCTTTCTACGCCATTGCTTCAGGCCTGGAACAGCGTGCCTTTCCGAAAGAAAAACCGGTCGTGATCTACTGTGAACATGGCCCGAGAGCCGGGCTTGCCGGGATCAGTCTCTATTTTCAGGATTTCAAGCAGGTATACTCCCTTGAGGGGCACATGCAAGGGTGGCGGAAAAGTGGGCTACCGGTTGAAGTCGGACCGAGGTAA
- a CDS encoding VIT1/CCC1 transporter family protein, giving the protein MYKAHREAHKTESVGWLRAAVLGANDGIISVASLVVGVAASGASQKNILLAGVAGLVAGAMSMAAGEYVSVQSQADTESADIERERRELREQPENELAELTAIYVGRGLDQSLAQQVAEQLMSGDALLAHARDELGITETLRARPVQAAFASAISFTVGAVVPIVVVVLAPAGRVIAISSVTALFTLAGLGATAAYVGGAPAGKGAIRVAFWGALAMGLTAGIGKLFGTVV; this is encoded by the coding sequence ATGTATAAAGCCCACCGAGAGGCCCATAAGACAGAGAGTGTCGGTTGGCTTCGGGCAGCCGTGCTTGGGGCAAATGACGGAATAATTTCAGTTGCGAGTCTTGTCGTCGGTGTTGCCGCCTCGGGGGCTTCCCAAAAGAATATTCTGCTTGCCGGCGTGGCTGGCCTTGTGGCCGGGGCGATGTCAATGGCGGCTGGCGAGTATGTCTCGGTTCAATCACAGGCAGATACGGAATCTGCCGATATTGAAAGGGAACGGCGTGAGCTGCGGGAGCAGCCGGAAAACGAACTTGCGGAACTGACGGCAATTTATGTAGGGCGTGGACTTGATCAGTCGTTAGCGCAGCAGGTTGCAGAACAGCTTATGTCCGGTGATGCGCTCCTGGCCCACGCCCGTGACGAGCTCGGTATCACTGAGACATTGCGGGCACGACCGGTCCAGGCTGCTTTTGCCTCCGCAATTTCATTCACTGTCGGCGCCGTTGTCCCCATCGTCGTCGTGGTGCTTGCTCCTGCAGGCCGGGTCATTGCGATCTCGTCCGTAACCGCGCTGTTCACGCTGGCCGGCCTGGGGGCAACGGCTGCATACGTCGGTGGTGCACCTGCCGGCAAGGGAGCAATCCGTGTTGCTTTCTGGGGAGCCCTTGCAATGGGACTGACCGCTGGAATAGGCAAACTTTTCGGCACGGTTGTATAG
- a CDS encoding co-chaperone GroES, with translation MSINIDEKDLNKFILIGDRVLVKPKNPDTKTKSGLYLPPTIQENENIQSGYIVKVGPGYPLPVLSDQEDFWKASKDEVKYIPLQAQPGDLAVYLQKSGYEIEFNSEKYIILPHSSILMIIRDESIFE, from the coding sequence ATGTCTATCAATATCGACGAAAAAGATCTGAATAAATTCATCCTGATAGGGGACCGGGTATTGGTAAAACCCAAAAATCCGGATACAAAAACCAAAAGTGGGCTTTATCTGCCACCAACCATTCAGGAGAACGAGAACATCCAAAGCGGTTACATCGTGAAAGTTGGTCCGGGTTATCCGCTTCCGGTTTTAAGCGATCAGGAAGACTTCTGGAAGGCATCCAAAGACGAAGTGAAATACATACCCTTACAGGCACAGCCCGGAGATCTCGCCGTATATCTCCAAAAAAGCGGTTATGAAATAGAATTCAACAGCGAAAAGTATATCATCCTCCCTCATTCATCCATTTTGATGATCATCAGGGATGAAAGCATTTTTGAGTAG